In the genome of Pseudomonas sp. LBUM920, one region contains:
- a CDS encoding ParA family protein: MRVWAVANQKGGVGKTTTSIALAGLLAEAGKRVVVVDLDPHGSMTSYFGYDPDALEHSCYDLFLHKGSVPADLPGQLLLPTSNESISLLPSSTALATLERQSPGQSGLGLVIAKTLAQLWQDFDYAIIDSPPLLGVLMVNALAASQQLVIPVQTEHLAVKGLERMVSTLAMINRSRKQALPFSIVPTLFDRRTQASLGTLRVLRDAYPDTIWNGYIPVDTRLRDASRAGLTPSQFDGKSRGVLAYRALLKHLLSQQLVAQVA; this comes from the coding sequence ATGAGAGTCTGGGCAGTTGCCAATCAAAAGGGTGGAGTCGGCAAGACCACCACCTCCATCGCCTTAGCCGGCTTGTTGGCCGAGGCGGGCAAGCGTGTGGTCGTGGTCGACCTCGACCCGCATGGCTCGATGACCAGCTATTTCGGCTACGACCCGGATGCGCTGGAACACAGTTGCTACGACCTGTTCCTGCACAAAGGCAGCGTGCCCGCCGACTTGCCGGGGCAATTGCTGCTGCCCACCAGTAACGAAAGCATTTCCCTGCTGCCGTCCAGCACTGCGCTGGCGACCCTGGAGCGGCAGTCGCCGGGGCAGAGCGGTTTGGGCCTGGTGATCGCCAAGACCCTGGCGCAGCTGTGGCAAGACTTCGACTACGCGATCATCGACAGCCCACCGTTGCTGGGCGTGCTGATGGTTAACGCCTTGGCGGCCAGCCAGCAGTTGGTGATCCCGGTGCAGACCGAGCACCTGGCGGTCAAAGGCCTGGAGCGCATGGTCAGCACGCTGGCGATGATTAACCGTTCGCGCAAGCAGGCGCTGCCGTTCAGCATCGTGCCGACGTTGTTCGACCGTCGTACCCAGGCGTCCCTTGGCACCTTGCGGGTCTTGCGCGATGCCTACCCGGACACCATCTGGAATGGCTACATCCCGGTCGACACGCGCCTGCGCGACGCCAGCCGCGCGGGCCTGACGCCTTCGCAGTTCGATGGCAAAAGCCGTGGCGTGCTGGCGTACCGCGCGTTGCTCAAGCATTTGCTGTCGCAACAGCTTGTGGCGCAGGTGGCGTGA